In Arvicola amphibius chromosome 1, mArvAmp1.2, whole genome shotgun sequence, one DNA window encodes the following:
- the LOC119804861 gene encoding olfactory receptor 52M1-like → MLISNNACSVPSSFLLTGIPGLEHLHIWLSIPFGSMYLVAVVGNITILAVVKTERSLHQPMYFFLCMLAVIDLVLSTSTMPKLLAVFWFGACSIGLDACLIQMFFVHCFATVESGIFLAMAFDRYVAICDPLHHTSVLTHALVGRLGLAALLRGVFYIGPLPLLIRLRLPLYQTQIIAHSYCEHMAVVTLACGDTRVNNLYGMGIGFLVLILDSLAITASYVMIFRAVLGLSTSDARFKTLGTCGSHICAILVFYVPIAVSSLTHRFGHHVPSHIHILLANFYLLIPPILNPVVYAVRTKQIRKRLLHIIKLGTQPRNI, encoded by the coding sequence ATGCTCATTTCTAATAATGCCTGCTCAGTGCCCAGCTCCTTCCTGCTCACCGGCATCCCAGGGTTGGAACACCTGCACATCTGGCTCTCCATCCCCTTCGGCTCCATGTATCTGGTGGCTGTGGTGGGGAACATCACCATCTTGGCAGTGGTTAAGACAGAACGCAGCCTGCACCAGcccatgtatttctttctgtgCATGCTAGCTGTCATTGACCTGGTCCTGTCAACTTCTACAATGCCCAAACTATTAGCCGTCTTCTGGTTTGGTGCCTGCAGCATTGGTCTAGACGCCTGCTTGATTCAGATGTTCTTTGTTCACTGCTTTGCTACTGTTGAGTCGGGCATCTTTCTTGCCATGGCTTTTGACCGCTACGTGGCCATCTGTGACCCACTACACCATACATCAGTGCTTACCCATGCCCTGGTGGGACGTTTGGGGCTGGCTGCACTCCTCCGAGGAGTATTCTACATTGGACCTCTTCCACTCCTAATTCGCCTGAGGCTGCCCCTTTATCAAACCCAAATCATTGCCCACTCATACTGTGAGCACATGGCTGTAGTCACTTTGGCATGTGGTGACACAAGAGTCAACAATTTATATGGAATGGGAATTGGATTCCTGGTGTTAATCCTAGACTCGCTAGCTATAACTGCATCTTATGTAATGATTTTCAGAGCTGTGTTGGGACTGTCTACCTCTGATGCCAGGTTTAAAACTTTAGGGACATGTGGATCTCACATCTGTGCCATCCTCGTCTTCTATGTCCCTATAGCTGTCTCGTCTCTCACCCATCGCTTTGGCCATCATGTGCCTTCCCATATCCATATTCTCTTGGCCAACTTTTATCTCCTCATCCCACCCATCCTCAACCCAGTTGTCTATGCTGTGCGCACCAAGCAGATCCGAAAGAGACTTTTGCACATTATTAAGTTAGGAACTCAACCCAGGAACATATAA